A stretch of Microbacterium caowuchunii DNA encodes these proteins:
- a CDS encoding LacI family DNA-binding transcriptional regulator, which produces MSQEDGAAKAANIFDVARLAGVSHQTVSRVINDLPNVRPTTRTRVEQAIAQLRYSPSPAARALVTRRTRTIGLITPGVSDYGPTSIAMHFNFAARAARYSVDTVSALEADPAGIRSAVEALLRQRVDAIVLVVVDVAVLEAVRALDLSVPLVAAASTARRNPHIVSIDQYRGARAAVRHLCELGHTRILHIAGPRTASDSVERVRGWRDELGARRLEIVEQQHGDWSAASGYRIGMDLDIEPGTALFVGNDHMSIGVMSALRERGIRVPEDVSIVGFDDVPEAGYLYPPLTTVRQDFASLGALIMQKVLIAVEEPESATEDTPLPTHLVLRQSTRPAAG; this is translated from the coding sequence GTGAGCCAGGAGGACGGTGCGGCGAAAGCCGCCAACATCTTCGACGTCGCCCGCCTGGCGGGGGTGTCGCATCAGACCGTGTCGCGCGTGATCAACGATCTGCCGAACGTGCGGCCGACCACCCGCACCCGGGTCGAGCAGGCGATCGCGCAGCTGCGCTACAGCCCCTCCCCCGCCGCGCGGGCACTGGTGACCCGACGCACCCGCACGATCGGGCTCATCACCCCGGGCGTATCCGACTACGGGCCGACCTCGATCGCGATGCACTTCAACTTCGCCGCGCGCGCGGCGCGGTACAGCGTCGACACCGTCAGCGCCCTGGAGGCGGACCCCGCCGGCATCCGCTCCGCCGTCGAGGCGCTGCTGCGCCAGCGCGTCGACGCGATCGTGCTCGTGGTCGTGGACGTCGCCGTTCTCGAGGCGGTGCGTGCACTGGATCTCAGCGTCCCGCTCGTCGCCGCCGCGTCGACTGCACGGCGGAACCCGCACATCGTGTCGATCGACCAGTACCGCGGGGCGCGGGCGGCGGTGCGGCACCTGTGCGAACTCGGGCACACCCGCATCCTGCACATCGCCGGCCCGCGCACCGCGTCGGACTCGGTGGAGCGCGTCCGCGGATGGCGGGACGAACTCGGCGCGCGGCGGCTCGAGATCGTGGAGCAGCAGCACGGCGACTGGTCGGCCGCGAGCGGCTACCGGATCGGCATGGACCTCGACATCGAACCCGGCACCGCCCTGTTCGTCGGCAACGACCACATGTCGATCGGGGTCATGTCGGCGCTCCGGGAACGCGGCATCCGCGTGCCGGAGGACGTCAGCATCGTCGGCTTCGACGACGTGCCCGAAGCCGGATACCTCTATCCCCCGCTCACCACCGTGCGGCAGGACTTCGCCTCGCTGGGCGCGCTCATCATGCAGAAGGTGCTCATCGCGGTCGAGGAGCCGGAGAGCGCGACCGAGGACACTCCCCTGCCGACGCACCTGGTGCTGCGGCAGTCCACGCGACCGGCAGCAGGCTGA
- a CDS encoding sugar ABC transporter ATP-binding protein: MGERSAPIVEVLGATVRFQAETALDGVDFRMYPGEVHSLMGENGAGKSTLIKALTGALRLDEGVIRLAGEEVHFRTPRDALEAGIGTVYQEIDLLPNLTVAENIRLGREPRRFGAIDWPRMRQDAHDALAELGLDIDPASLLGSHSLAVQQLVAIARAISTDVRVLVLDEPTSSLDLDEVAELFRVIRELAQRGVAILFVSHFLDQVYEICDRVTVLRNGTLVGEYLTKELLRIDLVQKMLGRSAADLVARPRPESSTDDADAVFLSARGVSATPGIADADIDLHEGEVLGLGGLLGSGRTELARALTGVDRLTAGVVRISGVDAHGGGPRRAISLGVVYSSENRRTEGIISELSVQENITLALQAQRGIFRRIRSARRRELAASWVEALDIRPPDLDKPAGTLSGGNQQKVLLARLLALSPRVLVLDEPTRGIDVGAKVDIQNLVGEFADNGLSVVFISAELEEVLRVGHRVAILRDGRIVDTVPSDLLTVDSLMALVAQPDEPEE, translated from the coding sequence ATGGGAGAACGATCGGCGCCGATCGTCGAGGTCCTGGGCGCGACCGTGCGCTTCCAGGCCGAGACGGCGCTGGACGGCGTCGACTTCCGCATGTACCCGGGCGAGGTCCACTCGCTCATGGGCGAGAACGGTGCCGGCAAGTCGACGCTCATCAAGGCGCTCACCGGCGCGCTCCGCCTCGACGAGGGCGTGATCCGGCTGGCGGGCGAAGAGGTGCACTTCCGTACGCCCCGCGACGCGCTCGAAGCCGGCATCGGCACCGTGTACCAGGAGATCGACCTCCTCCCGAACCTGACGGTCGCCGAGAACATCCGGCTCGGGCGGGAGCCGCGCCGCTTCGGCGCGATCGACTGGCCCCGGATGCGGCAGGACGCCCACGACGCACTGGCGGAGCTCGGCCTCGACATCGACCCGGCATCCCTCCTCGGATCGCACTCCCTCGCGGTGCAGCAGCTCGTCGCGATCGCGCGGGCCATCTCCACCGACGTGCGGGTGCTGGTCCTCGACGAACCGACGTCGAGCCTCGACCTCGACGAGGTGGCGGAGCTCTTCCGGGTCATCCGCGAGCTGGCGCAGCGGGGCGTCGCCATCCTGTTCGTCTCGCACTTCCTCGATCAGGTCTACGAGATCTGCGACCGCGTCACGGTGCTGCGCAACGGCACGCTCGTCGGCGAGTACCTCACCAAGGAGCTGCTGCGCATCGACCTGGTGCAGAAGATGCTGGGCCGCAGTGCCGCCGACCTCGTCGCCCGCCCGCGTCCCGAGTCGAGCACGGACGACGCCGACGCGGTCTTCCTGAGCGCCCGCGGAGTCTCGGCGACGCCCGGGATCGCGGATGCCGACATCGACCTCCACGAGGGCGAGGTGCTGGGCCTCGGGGGCCTCCTGGGTTCCGGCCGGACGGAGCTCGCCCGGGCGCTGACCGGCGTCGACCGGCTGACGGCCGGGGTGGTGCGGATCTCCGGCGTGGACGCTCACGGCGGCGGACCGCGGCGGGCGATCTCGCTCGGGGTCGTGTACTCGTCCGAGAACCGTCGCACCGAGGGCATCATCAGCGAGCTCAGCGTGCAGGAGAACATCACGCTGGCGCTGCAGGCGCAGCGGGGCATCTTCCGCCGCATCCGCTCCGCCCGCCGACGCGAGCTCGCCGCCAGCTGGGTGGAGGCGCTCGACATCCGCCCGCCCGATCTCGATAAGCCCGCCGGGACGCTCTCCGGCGGCAACCAGCAGAAGGTGCTCCTCGCGCGCCTCCTCGCGCTCTCCCCGCGCGTGCTCGTGCTGGACGAGCCCACCCGCGGCATCGACGTGGGCGCGAAGGTCGACATCCAGAACCTCGTCGGTGAGTTCGCCGACAACGGACTGTCGGTCGTGTTCATCTCGGCGGAGCTCGAGGAGGTCCTCCGGGTGGGGCACCGGGTGGCGATCCTCCGGGACGGCCGCATCGTCGACACGGTGCCGTCGGACCTCCTCACCGTCGACTCGCTGATGGCGCTCGTCGCCCAGCCGGACGAGCCGGAAGAGTGA
- a CDS encoding ABC transporter permease subunit: MTAQLTRVRTEDSPAGRYQRFMSRHASWIPVFAALAILIAMLIGAQGYFGNFLTPRLLSSLLLDNAYLVILAVGMTFVILTGGIDLSVGAVMAFTGMMGASLLSQGLPAIVVVPVMLAIGAGMGLAVGVMVQYFDVQPFIASLAAMFAARGLAFMVSLKSIKVTDPAILWLQSTRIQSEPGSWYITPSGILAILVVVVAALVLAYTRFGRTIYAIGGNEQSARLMGLPVARTKLLAYVIAGVCSGLGGVVFTAYTGSSYPLNGIGTELDTIAAVVIGGTLLTGGSGYVLGSMIGVLVYGTIKTAINFLGVDQSWTRITIGALLLVFVVVQRVIIARSSRRR, encoded by the coding sequence GTGACCGCCCAACTGACCCGGGTCCGGACCGAGGACTCCCCCGCCGGGCGCTACCAGCGCTTCATGAGCAGGCACGCCTCGTGGATCCCCGTGTTCGCGGCGCTCGCCATCCTCATCGCCATGCTGATCGGGGCGCAGGGGTACTTCGGCAACTTCCTCACCCCGCGGCTGCTCTCCTCGCTGTTGCTGGACAACGCCTACCTGGTGATCCTCGCGGTCGGCATGACCTTCGTCATCCTCACCGGCGGCATCGACCTGTCGGTCGGTGCGGTGATGGCCTTCACCGGGATGATGGGGGCGAGCCTGCTCAGTCAGGGGCTTCCCGCGATCGTGGTCGTGCCCGTGATGCTCGCCATCGGGGCGGGCATGGGTCTCGCCGTCGGGGTGATGGTGCAGTACTTCGATGTGCAGCCGTTCATCGCCTCGCTCGCGGCGATGTTCGCGGCGCGCGGTCTCGCCTTCATGGTGAGCCTCAAGTCGATCAAGGTCACCGACCCGGCGATCCTGTGGCTGCAGTCCACCCGTATCCAGTCCGAGCCCGGCAGCTGGTACATCACCCCCTCCGGGATCCTCGCGATCCTGGTCGTCGTGGTGGCCGCCCTCGTGCTCGCCTACACGCGGTTCGGCCGCACGATCTATGCGATCGGCGGCAACGAGCAGTCCGCGCGTCTGATGGGTCTGCCGGTCGCCCGCACGAAGCTGCTCGCCTACGTCATCGCCGGGGTCTGCAGCGGACTCGGCGGGGTCGTGTTCACGGCGTACACCGGGTCGTCGTATCCGCTGAACGGCATCGGCACCGAGCTCGACACGATCGCCGCGGTGGTCATCGGCGGCACGCTGCTCACCGGCGGCAGCGGCTACGTGCTCGGCTCGATGATCGGCGTGCTCGTCTACGGCACCATCAAGACGGCGATCAACTTCCTCGGCGTCGACCAGTCGTGGACGCGGATCACGATCGGCGCGCTGCTGCTCGTCTTCGTCGTGGTGCAGCGGGTCATCATCGCCCGGTCGTCGCGACGAAGGTAG
- a CDS encoding ABC transporter permease: protein MKFLKHRLFWPAAALAALIIVNTISRPTFLRITVQDGRLYGSLIDILRNSAPLMLVALGMTIVIATRGIDLSVGAIMAVSGAVALTIISGSSDPNGLGTVLFAIGVGVLVALVLGVWNGFLVSVLGIQPIIATLVLMLAGRGVALLITGGFITTINSEPYKFIAQGYVFGLPFAFYVSVTAIVLVALIERRTALGVLTESVGINPEASRLAGVRSRGIVWGAYAASGLLAGFAGILYSSNIMAADANAAGLYIELDAILAVVLGGTALMGGKFSIAGTVIGVFTIQTLKSTITFLGVPPAVSPLFLAIVVVIVVLVQSPRVRGWIGGLWASTRPRSSSDTRDGAEVAS from the coding sequence ATGAAGTTCCTCAAGCATCGGCTGTTCTGGCCGGCGGCCGCACTCGCGGCCCTCATCATCGTCAACACGATCTCCCGCCCCACGTTCCTGCGCATCACGGTGCAGGACGGGCGGCTGTACGGGTCGCTGATCGACATCCTCCGCAACAGCGCCCCGCTGATGCTGGTGGCGCTCGGGATGACGATCGTCATCGCGACCCGCGGTATCGACCTGTCGGTCGGCGCGATCATGGCGGTCTCCGGCGCCGTGGCGCTCACGATCATCTCCGGCTCGTCGGATCCGAACGGGCTCGGCACCGTGCTCTTCGCGATCGGGGTCGGCGTCCTCGTCGCCCTCGTGCTGGGCGTCTGGAACGGGTTCCTCGTCTCCGTCCTCGGGATACAACCGATCATCGCGACGCTCGTGCTGATGCTCGCCGGACGCGGCGTCGCCCTCCTCATCACCGGTGGCTTCATCACCACGATCAACAGCGAGCCCTACAAGTTCATCGCGCAGGGGTACGTGTTCGGGCTGCCCTTCGCGTTCTACGTGTCCGTCACCGCCATCGTCCTGGTGGCGCTCATCGAGCGACGGACGGCCCTCGGCGTCCTCACCGAGTCGGTCGGCATCAACCCGGAGGCGAGCCGCCTCGCCGGCGTCCGCTCCCGCGGCATCGTCTGGGGCGCGTATGCGGCGAGCGGGCTGCTGGCGGGCTTCGCCGGCATCCTGTACAGCTCCAACATCATGGCGGCCGACGCCAACGCGGCGGGCCTGTACATCGAGCTCGACGCGATCCTGGCGGTCGTCCTCGGTGGCACGGCGCTGATGGGCGGCAAGTTCTCGATCGCGGGCACCGTCATCGGCGTCTTCACGATCCAGACACTGAAATCCACGATCACCTTCCTCGGCGTCCCTCCGGCGGTGAGTCCGCTCTTCCTCGCCATCGTCGTGGTGATCGTCGTGCTCGTGCAGTCCCCCCGGGTGCGCGGCTGGATCGGCGGCCTCTGGGCGTCGACCCGCCCGCGCTCGTCGTCCGATACGCGCGATGGAGCGGAGGTGGCCTCGTGA
- a CDS encoding sugar ABC transporter ATP-binding protein, with the protein MDSSASPIVEMRGITIRFPGVIALDGVDFSLRRGEVHTLMGENGAGKSTLIKALTGVYAIDEGTITVAGDPRTFHDTADAQAAGISTVYQEVNLCTNLTVGENVMLGHEVRRIGGIDWRATHREAARHLENLGLHIDTRSLLSSHSIAVQQLVAISRAMVTDATVLVLDEPTSSLDRGEVEQLFDVIRDLRSRGVAILFVTHFLDQVYEISDRLTVLRNGGLVGEYLVDELPRGALVAKMIGRELNELEAISEATDRTIDRDAIPVLKAVGIARRGVVEPSDVEVFDGEIVGIAGLLGSGRTELVRLLYGADRADAGRIEVRGAPTRMTSPRHAIDERIAFSSEDRRAEGIVGDLTVAENIVLGIQAKRGALRKVGKSEQDAVVSEYIAALGIRPADPTALVRNLSGGNQQKVLLARWLATSPQLIILDEPTRGIDIGAKADIQRKVAELSAKGLGVVFISSELEEVVRLAQRIIVMRDRRKIGELAAHDVGVDDVVDFIAQEGQESVA; encoded by the coding sequence ATGGACAGCAGTGCGAGCCCGATCGTCGAGATGCGCGGCATCACCATCCGTTTCCCCGGCGTCATCGCGCTGGACGGCGTCGACTTCTCCCTCCGCCGGGGCGAGGTGCACACCCTGATGGGTGAGAACGGCGCCGGTAAATCCACGCTCATCAAAGCCCTCACCGGCGTCTACGCGATCGACGAGGGCACGATCACCGTGGCCGGCGATCCCCGGACCTTCCACGACACCGCCGACGCCCAGGCGGCGGGCATCTCCACCGTGTATCAGGAGGTGAACCTCTGCACGAACCTCACGGTCGGCGAGAACGTCATGCTCGGCCACGAGGTGCGTCGCATCGGCGGCATCGACTGGCGCGCGACCCACCGGGAGGCGGCCCGCCACCTGGAGAACCTCGGCCTGCACATCGACACCCGCTCGCTCCTGTCGAGCCACTCCATCGCCGTGCAGCAGCTCGTCGCGATCAGCCGGGCCATGGTCACCGACGCGACGGTACTCGTCCTCGACGAGCCGACCTCAAGCCTCGACCGCGGCGAGGTGGAGCAGCTCTTCGACGTCATCCGGGACCTCCGTTCCCGGGGCGTCGCCATCCTCTTCGTCACGCACTTCCTGGATCAGGTGTACGAGATCTCCGACCGGCTCACGGTGCTCCGCAACGGCGGGCTGGTCGGCGAGTACCTCGTGGACGAACTCCCCCGCGGCGCCCTCGTCGCGAAGATGATCGGCCGGGAGCTCAACGAGCTGGAGGCGATCTCGGAGGCCACCGACCGCACGATCGACCGTGACGCCATCCCGGTGCTGAAAGCGGTCGGCATCGCCCGCCGCGGCGTGGTCGAACCGAGCGACGTGGAGGTCTTCGACGGTGAGATCGTCGGGATCGCCGGGCTCCTCGGCTCCGGGCGCACCGAGCTCGTCCGGCTGCTGTACGGGGCGGACCGCGCCGACGCCGGCCGGATCGAGGTCCGCGGCGCCCCCACCCGGATGACCTCCCCCCGGCACGCGATCGACGAGCGCATCGCGTTCTCCTCGGAGGACCGCCGGGCCGAGGGCATCGTCGGCGACCTGACCGTCGCGGAGAACATCGTGCTCGGCATCCAGGCGAAGCGCGGCGCCCTGCGGAAGGTCGGCAAGAGCGAGCAGGATGCCGTCGTGTCCGAGTACATCGCGGCGCTCGGCATCCGCCCGGCCGACCCGACCGCGCTCGTGCGGAACCTCTCCGGCGGCAATCAGCAGAAGGTGCTGCTGGCCCGGTGGCTCGCGACGTCCCCGCAGCTCATCATCCTCGACGAGCCCACCCGCGGCATCGACATCGGCGCGAAGGCCGACATCCAGCGCAAGGTCGCCGAACTGTCCGCGAAGGGACTCGGCGTCGTCTTCATCTCCTCCGAGCTGGAGGAGGTGGTCCGGCTCGCGCAACGCATCATCGTGATGCGCGATCGCCGTAAGATCGGGGAGCTTGCAGCCCACGACGTGGGAGTCGACGACGTGGTCGACTTCATCGCCCAGGAAGGCCAGGAGAGCGTGGCATGA
- a CDS encoding ABC transporter substrate-binding protein has protein sequence MKKILASIALLGAVTLVAAGCAGNAGGGGGGGEGDVLTVGFAQTGSESGWRAANTESMKEAFSEENGFNLIFNAADNKQEAQIAAVRSFINQGVDAIVIAPITVDGWDDVLKEAKDAGIPVVLEDRTVNVDDDSLYASWVGLDFEKEGETAGAWAKETFTEPTNMVVLEGTTGSAPALDRATGFATGSEGAPITTLDSQTGDFTRDGGKKVMEGFLQKYGDSINLLFAHNDDMGLGALDAITAAGLTPGTDIQIVTIDAVRDGMQALADGQFNFIVECNPLLGEKVAEVVKKVVAGETVEKTTIVEDQSFTPEQAKEALPDRKY, from the coding sequence GTGAAGAAGATACTTGCGAGCATCGCTCTGCTCGGAGCCGTGACTCTCGTCGCGGCCGGATGCGCAGGCAACGCGGGCGGCGGCGGAGGCGGCGGTGAGGGCGACGTCCTCACGGTCGGATTCGCGCAGACCGGATCGGAGTCCGGCTGGCGCGCGGCGAACACCGAATCGATGAAGGAGGCGTTCTCGGAGGAGAACGGCTTCAACCTCATCTTCAACGCGGCGGACAACAAGCAGGAGGCGCAGATCGCCGCGGTCCGCAGCTTCATCAACCAGGGCGTCGACGCGATCGTCATCGCCCCGATCACGGTCGACGGCTGGGACGACGTGCTGAAGGAGGCGAAGGACGCCGGCATCCCCGTCGTCCTCGAAGACCGCACGGTGAACGTGGACGACGACAGCCTCTACGCGAGCTGGGTCGGTCTCGACTTCGAGAAGGAGGGCGAGACGGCGGGCGCCTGGGCGAAGGAGACGTTCACCGAGCCGACGAACATGGTCGTCCTCGAGGGCACGACCGGCTCCGCCCCCGCGCTCGACCGCGCCACGGGCTTCGCCACCGGTTCCGAGGGCGCCCCCATCACGACGCTGGACTCGCAGACGGGCGACTTCACCCGTGACGGCGGCAAGAAGGTCATGGAGGGCTTCCTGCAGAAGTACGGCGACTCCATCAACCTGCTCTTCGCGCACAACGACGACATGGGCCTCGGTGCTCTCGACGCCATCACGGCGGCGGGACTCACCCCCGGCACGGACATCCAGATCGTCACGATCGACGCCGTGCGCGACGGGATGCAGGCACTGGCCGACGGGCAGTTCAACTTCATCGTGGAGTGCAACCCGCTGCTGGGCGAGAAGGTCGCCGAGGTCGTCAAGAAGGTCGTCGCGGGCGAGACCGTCGAGAAGACGACGATCGTCGAAGACCAGAGCTTCACGCCGGAGCAGGCGAAGGAAGCACTGCCGGACCGCAAGTACTGA
- a CDS encoding ester cyclase: MEPWELREWYADYLDACNRHDLEAVRSFLDPGVRRAHLPAGADAWLDELAELFRAFPDWQWRRIQLVIEDDRIAAHLRGGGTHQGAFRGIAPTRRHVNVAEFAMYRVTGGRITEVTGSGDAELVSALRGR, translated from the coding sequence ATGGAGCCGTGGGAGCTGCGCGAGTGGTACGCGGACTATCTCGATGCCTGCAACAGGCACGACCTCGAGGCCGTGCGGTCCTTCCTCGACCCGGGGGTGCGTCGTGCGCACCTCCCCGCGGGCGCGGACGCCTGGCTCGACGAACTCGCCGAGCTCTTCCGCGCCTTCCCGGACTGGCAGTGGCGCCGCATCCAGCTCGTCATCGAGGACGATCGCATCGCCGCGCACCTGCGGGGCGGCGGCACCCACCAGGGCGCGTTCCGCGGCATCGCCCCCACTCGCCGCCACGTGAACGTCGCGGAGTTCGCCATGTACCGCGTCACCGGCGGGCGGATCACGGAGGTCACCGGAAGCGGTGACGCCGAGCTCGTGAGCGCGCTGCGGGGCCGGTGA
- a CDS encoding cupin domain-containing protein: MTRRPSGRAAEEAPALRVHDGYEWVFVLSGRLRVALDGHERIIERGEAAEFDTRTPHSLSATA; the protein is encoded by the coding sequence GTGACGCGACGGCCTTCGGGACGGGCCGCGGAGGAGGCGCCCGCACTCCGCGTGCACGACGGCTACGAGTGGGTCTTCGTGCTGAGCGGCCGCCTGCGCGTCGCCCTGGACGGCCACGAGCGCATCATCGAGCGTGGTGAGGCGGCCGAGTTCGACACCCGCACGCCCCACAGCCTGAGCGCGACGGCGTGA
- a CDS encoding HNH endonuclease signature motif containing protein, with protein MEFDSWPGETPAADVVRMRAGLAGLQDADAAVARAQAARIRHLAALADVATDQVARIASQGSREREMPVRSLAAEVAFATHVHDMTAQRDLGEAQTLVTKFSATVTALENARISQRHVDVILETGLPIVDDEVRMAWEEIVLDYAARQAPGRTKAYARQLAEAVNPEGMADRHARAVDGRGVSVIDLDDGMALLQLRLPAAVAYGIRDRLRRQARAIRDAANAERARRTEEPGAGHDAAEQPVIDDIRTLVQIGADVAADMLLTGAPAIDPTSGEQLPGGLGAIQAQVQIVVPVLTLLGKTDAGASLHGQIPIDPDTARHLAGAALGWDRVLCHPITGTVLEVDRYTPGTDQRRYLRARDQHCRGFGCRQPAHRCQLDHNHEHHDGGPTALANLAHFCTRHHTLKTETEWSVRQLPDGAVEFTSPLGRSYTDEPPPRVMFVPDPDSPPF; from the coding sequence ATGGAATTCGACTCCTGGCCAGGGGAAACCCCCGCAGCGGACGTGGTCCGCATGCGGGCCGGTCTCGCCGGTCTGCAGGATGCCGATGCGGCGGTCGCACGCGCGCAGGCCGCGCGGATCCGCCACCTCGCAGCTCTCGCCGACGTGGCGACCGACCAGGTGGCGCGAATCGCGTCGCAGGGCTCACGGGAGCGGGAGATGCCGGTGCGGTCCCTCGCTGCGGAAGTCGCGTTCGCCACGCACGTGCACGACATGACCGCGCAGCGAGACCTCGGCGAGGCCCAGACCCTCGTCACCAAGTTCTCCGCGACCGTCACCGCCCTCGAGAACGCGCGGATCTCGCAGCGACACGTCGACGTCATCCTGGAAACGGGGCTGCCGATCGTCGACGATGAGGTCCGCATGGCGTGGGAGGAGATCGTCCTGGATTACGCCGCGCGGCAGGCGCCGGGGCGGACGAAGGCCTACGCCCGGCAGCTGGCGGAAGCGGTGAACCCGGAGGGGATGGCCGACCGGCACGCACGGGCCGTCGACGGCCGCGGCGTGTCCGTCATCGACCTGGATGACGGGATGGCACTCCTGCAGCTGCGGCTGCCGGCGGCCGTGGCGTACGGGATTCGCGACCGGCTCCGGCGGCAGGCCCGCGCCATCCGGGATGCGGCGAACGCCGAACGCGCGCGCCGCACCGAAGAACCCGGCGCGGGCCACGATGCCGCCGAGCAACCGGTCATCGACGACATCCGCACCCTGGTCCAGATCGGCGCCGATGTCGCGGCCGACATGCTCCTGACCGGCGCCCCGGCGATAGACCCCACCAGCGGGGAGCAGCTCCCCGGCGGGCTCGGCGCCATCCAGGCGCAGGTGCAGATCGTGGTCCCGGTGCTCACGCTCCTGGGCAAGACCGATGCGGGTGCCAGCCTGCACGGGCAGATCCCGATCGACCCCGACACCGCCCGGCACCTGGCGGGCGCAGCGCTCGGCTGGGACCGCGTTCTGTGCCACCCGATCACCGGCACGGTGCTCGAGGTCGACCGGTACACGCCGGGCACCGACCAGCGCCGCTACCTCCGGGCCCGGGACCAGCACTGCCGCGGGTTCGGGTGCCGCCAGCCCGCGCACCGGTGCCAGCTCGACCACAACCACGAGCACCACGACGGCGGACCGACCGCGCTCGCGAACCTCGCGCACTTCTGCACCCGACATCACACGCTGAAGACGGAGACGGAGTGGTCGGTCAGGCAACTGCCGGATGGCGCGGTGGAGTTCACGAGCCCGCTGGGCAGGAGCTACACCGACGAGCCGCCACCCCGCGTGATGTTCGTGCCCGACCCAGATTCGCCGCCGTTCTGA
- a CDS encoding NAD(P)H-binding protein → MKVFIIGISGAVGLLLARNLLHRGDEVSGLVRREQQRRDLAALGVDAHLGDLTALTAESLASLLAGADAVVYSAGSNGGARAVTVAVDSDGAVNALEATQLAGVPCFALVSVMPEAARGQDLTDDEEFYFAVKKLVDVTVSVSDLDWLILRPSLLVDRAGTGVVSLGPAQPHDEISREDVAATLAELLHEPRIRRRILELTQGATPIVQAVRALARDR, encoded by the coding sequence ATGAAGGTCTTCATCATCGGGATCAGCGGCGCGGTGGGCCTGCTGCTGGCGCGGAACCTCCTGCATCGGGGCGATGAGGTGTCGGGGCTCGTGCGTCGCGAGCAGCAGAGGCGGGATCTGGCGGCGCTGGGCGTCGATGCGCACCTCGGGGATCTGACCGCCCTGACCGCCGAATCCCTGGCGTCCCTGCTCGCGGGCGCCGATGCCGTCGTGTACAGCGCCGGCTCCAACGGGGGCGCCCGCGCCGTCACCGTCGCCGTCGACAGCGACGGTGCGGTGAACGCGCTGGAGGCCACCCAGCTCGCCGGAGTGCCGTGCTTCGCGCTCGTATCGGTGATGCCGGAAGCCGCACGTGGGCAGGATCTCACCGACGACGAGGAGTTCTACTTCGCCGTGAAGAAGCTCGTCGACGTCACGGTCAGCGTGAGCGACCTCGACTGGCTGATCCTCCGGCCGTCCCTGCTCGTCGATCGCGCCGGGACGGGCGTGGTCTCGCTCGGCCCCGCTCAGCCGCATGACGAGATCTCCCGGGAGGATGTCGCCGCCACCCTGGCGGAACTGCTGCACGAGCCCCGGATCCGCCGGCGGATCCTCGAGCTGACCCAGGGCGCGACCCCGATCGTGCAGGCCGTCCGGGCGTTGGCACGGGACAGGTGA